The Castor canadensis chromosome 8, mCasCan1.hap1v2, whole genome shotgun sequence genome contains a region encoding:
- the LOC109674370 gene encoding olfactory receptor 6C6-like, giving the protein MKNQSMEIKFILLRLTDDPQLQIVVFMFLFFYYILGLMGNLIVILLTLLDPHLKTPMYYFLRNFSFLEILFTTAGIPRFLISILTGDKIISYNGCATQFFFFFLLGITEFYLLAAMSYDHYVAICKPLHYPIIMNNKVCHQLVLSSWVTGFLTIFPPLLLGLKLNFCASRMIDHFLCDTSVLQLSCTDTDTHFIELMVFVLAVITLVITLLLVVLSYIVIIKIILKFPSVQQQAKAFSTCSSNMAIVSVTYGSCIFMYMKPSAKERVTFTKGVAVLYTSVAPLLNPFIYTLRNQQVKEAFKHMLQMFCSFENKGKFRH; this is encoded by the coding sequence atgaagaaccaGTCAATggagataaaatttattttgcttagaCTCACAGATGATCCTCAGCTACAAATTGTGgttttcatgtttctgtttttctattacATCTTGGGCCTGATGGGGAACTTAATTGTCATCCTGCTCACACTGCTGGATCCCCACCTCAAGACTCCAATGTACTACTTCCTTAGAAATTTCTCCTTCTTAGAAATTTTATTCACAACGGCCGGCATCCCACGGTTCTTGATAAGCATTCTCACTGGAGACAAAATAATTTCCTATAATGGTTGTGCAActcaattcttcttcttttttttattaggaatTACAGAATTTTACCTTCTAGCTGCCATGTCCTATGATCACTATGTTGCCATTTGCAAACCCCTGCATTACCCAATAATCATGAACAACAAAGTGTGTCACCAACTTGTGCTCAGCTCCTGGGTAACTGGATTCTTAACAATCTTTCCCCCTTTGCTGTTGGGACTCAAGCTCAATTTCTGTGCTTCCAGAATGATTGATCACTTCTTATGTGACACATCTGTCCTGCAGCTCTCTTGCACAGATACAGATACACATTTCATAGAattaatggtttttgttttagctGTGATTACACTTGTCATCACATTGTTGCTAGTGGTTCTGTCCTACATAGTCATCATCAAAATCATTCTCAAATTTCCTTCTGTTCAACAGCAAGCCAAGGCCTTTTCCACCTGTTCCTCAAACATGGCTATTGTCTCTGTTACTTATGGGAGTTGTATCTTTATGTACATGAAGCCATCAGCAAAAGAAAGGGTGACTTTCACTAAAGGTGTAGCTGTGCTCTATACTTCTGTGGCCCCTTTACTAAACCCTTTCATTTATACTCTAAGGAACCAGCAGGTAAAAGAAGCTTTCAAGCATATGCttcaaatgttttgttcttttgaaaacAAGGGAAAATTTAGACATTAA